GTGCTCCTCTACCATGTCGTGCCAGGACGCGTGCGCAGCGGCGATCTCCAGGCGGGCAAAATCATCACCGCTCAGGGGGCAGCCGCCACCGTGACGCTCTCACCAGCACCGAAGATCAATGACGCCGGGATTATCATCACAGACAATGAGGCCTCCAACGGCATCGTCCACGTCATCGACTCGGTGATCCTGCCTCCGCCCAGCCTGGGCGAGATTGCCGGCTCGAGCCCAGACTTCACGACTTTGGCCGCAGCCGTTGAAGCTGCCGGGCTCAGTCGCCTGATAGTGTCGGACCGCGAGACAACGGTTTTCGCGCCGAACAATGCAGCCTTCGCCAAGCTTCCCCCCGGGACGCTGCCAGCGCTGCTCGCGGACACCAACCGGCTGAAGACGATCCTGCTCTATCATCTCGTGAGAGGCAGGGTACGCGCAGCCGACCTGAAGCCCGGTGGTCTGCCTACCCTTCAAGGGGCCGCCGTGAGAGTCAGCACGACGGGTGGAGTGAAGATCGATCAGGCTACTGTGGTCGCGGCGGACGTGGAGGCTTCGAATGGGATCATCCACGTGGTCGACTCAGTCCTCCTGCCGCCTCCGGGAATCGTCGAGCTAGCGCTCGGAAACCCAGACTTCAGCACACTGGTAACGGCCGTCCAGGCGGCCGGGCTCGTGGAGACGTTGCAGGCGGCGGGACCCTACACCCTGTTTGCACCCAACAATGCCGCCTTCGCCAAACTTCCTCCTGGGACCATCGAGGCGCTTCTCGCCAATCCGCTCCGGCTGCGCCACGTCCTCCTCTATCACATCAATCATGGACCACGACTCCGTTCCACAGACCTCAAGGATGGCCAGGTTCTGACGCTGCAGGGAGCACCTGCAAAGATCGACGTCAGTGACGCCGGCGTGAAGATCAACCAAGCCTCGGTCATTGCCGCCGATATTGAAGCGCTGAACGGCGTCATCCACGTGATTGATC
The DNA window shown above is from Verrucomicrobiales bacterium and carries:
- a CDS encoding fasciclin domain-containing protein — protein: MKTIQRTPFFHRFRGELVAASLLLMVFSQPRHSHAADLLEVAGGDGRFTTLVSAVQIAGLTETLKADTQAGLTVFAPTDAAFAKLPPATLAGLVANPSRLRTVLLYHVVPGRVRSGDLQAGKIITAQGAAATVTLSPAPKINDAGIIITDNEASNGIVHVIDSVILPPPSLGEIAGSSPDFTTLAAAVEAAGLSRLIVSDRETTVFAPNNAAFAKLPPGTLPALLADTNRLKTILLYHLVRGRVRAADLKPGGLPTLQGAAVRVSTTGGVKIDQATVVAADVEASNGIIHVVDSVLLPPPGIVELALGNPDFSTLVTAVQAAGLVETLQAAGPYTLFAPNNAAFAKLPPGTIEALLANPLRLRHVLLYHINHGPRLRSTDLKDGQVLTLQGAPAKIDVSDAGVKINQASVIAADIEALNGVIHVIDQVILPGDGFSGISVSAVVKNGQATVVWPQVIGADFKLESSPTLAGPWSPVASDVITADGIQKTEIRITTPQQFFRIRSEIPILGE